From the Quercus lobata isolate SW786 chromosome 6, ValleyOak3.0 Primary Assembly, whole genome shotgun sequence genome, one window contains:
- the LOC115950873 gene encoding probable pectinesterase/pectinesterase inhibitor 51: MTMTMRSTSLFFFFFLSLLSLSSASKHDQSTSNTNAAPTPPSSIQQLCKAATRFPDLCVSSLSNSKQLPPNPTPLQLIYSSLSVTFETARTVQSKVNDIRNSAAGDQNLTRAADNCLEGLKSSLYRISITTNDFLPHDNLKSARAWMSDSLLHHTGCALGLTKVNYTKLVTETLSLVGSLTNITSNALSLLFSYDHFGNNTASWIPPRTERDGFWGAMKKSRIGIAGFKGGVPTNLEVDVTVSKDGRNRSYKMVQDAVNAAPNNTADGKRFVIRIKAGIYEEIVIVPFEKKNVVFLGDGIGKTVITGSLYSGLRPKITTSNSVTVAVLGDGFMASGITFQNTAGVDKDNQSHQAVAFKLGSDLSVIENCEFLGNQDTLFTQSLRQFYKSCRIVGNVDFVFGNAAAFFQDCQIIVKRRQAPIEKDKQNYMTAHGRTDPAQTTGYVFYNCLINGTEEYMKLYHGPSKPQNHSNYLGRPWKEYARTVYIQSSLQDLVSPQGWVPWNSGDFALKTLYFGEFQNSGPGFTPPRRINWSNQIPAEQIQTYSVENFIQGDLWIPSS; the protein is encoded by the exons ATGACCATGACCATGAGGTCCACtagtctcttcttcttcttcttcctttccctcctctctctctcctctgccTCGAAGCATGACCAATCAACCTCTAACACCAATGCTGCACCTACACCTCCCTCTTCTATCCAACAACTCTGTAAAGCAGCTACTCGGTTCCCTGACCTATGCGTGAGCTCGTTATCCAATTCCAAACAACTCCCTCCAAACCCGACTCCTCTCCAGCTCATCTACTCATCACTCTCTGTCACCTTTGAAACTGCCCGTACAGTCCAATCAAAGGTGAACGACATTCGAAACTCCGCCGCAGGGGACCAAAACCTCACAAGAGCCGCGGACAACTGTCTTGAAGGTCTCAAAAGTTCACTATACCGGATCTCTATTACCACCAATGACTTTCTCCCACACGACAACCTCAAAAGCGCTAGAGCTTGGATGAGTGATTCTCTTCTTCACCATACCGGCTGCGCCTTAGGTCTCACGAAAGTAAACTACACGAAGTTGGTGACCGAGACGCTTTCGCTGGTGGGCTCGTTAACAAACATTACGAGCAACGCGTTGAGCCTGTTGTTTTCATATGATCATTTTGGAAACAACACCGCTTCGTGGATTCCGCCAAGGACCGAGCGTGATGGGTTTTGGGGGGCAATGAAGAAGTCTAGAATTGGAATTGCGGGGTTTAAAGGCGGGGTTCCAACAAACTTGGAGGTGGACGTGACGGTGAGTAAGGACGGAAGGAATCGGTCTTATAAGATGGTGCAGGATGCGGTGAACGCAGCGCCCAACAACACCGCTGATGGAAAGAGGTTTGTGATAAGAATTAAGGCAGGGATTTATGAGGAGATAGTAATAGTTCCGTTCGAGAAGAAGAATGTCGTGTTTTTGGGAGATGGAATAGGTAAAACCGTCATTACAGGCTCTTTGTATTCGGGCCTCAGGCCTAAGATTACTACCTCTAATAGTGTTACAGTTG CCGTTCTTGGCGATGGATTCATGGCCAGTGGTATCACATTCCAGAACACAGCCGGTGTTGATAAAGACAACCAATCCCACCAAGCAGTAGCCTTCAAATTAGGCAGTGATTTATCTGTCATTGAAAACTGTGAATTCCTAGGCAATCAAGATACTCTCTTTACTCAGTCACTCCGCCAATTCTACAAATCATGCCGCATCGTCGGCAACGtggattttgtttttggaaacgCTGCGGCTTTTTTCCAAGACTGCCAAATCATAGTCAAACGTCGGCAAGCTCCTATAGAAAAAGACAAACAGAATTACATGACTGCACATGGCAGAACAGACCCTGCCCAAACAACAGGTTatgttttttataattgtttgattaaCGGCACCGAGGAATACATGAAGTTGTACCATGGCCCTAGCAAACCTCAAAATCACAGCAATTACTTGGGGAGGCCATGGAAGGAGTACGCCAGAACAGTTTACATACAAAGCAGCTTACAAGACCTTGTTTCACCACAAGGCTGGGTGCCATGGAATTCCGGCGATTTTGCCTTGAAAACGCTTTATTTTGGGGAATTTCAGAATTCTGGACCGGGTTTTACTCCACCCCGAAG